One Glycine max cultivar Williams 82 chromosome 1, Glycine_max_v4.0, whole genome shotgun sequence genomic window, AAAGCAAAGGAGTTATACGTGAAGGGAGTGGTGGATTGTACGGGAGCTTTGGGCGTTGGGGTAGCCTCTTCTGTTCAGAGAAGCAAGAGGGAGCTTTCGGGAACAGTGCCCGTGGCCGTGGGGAACCAAACATTAGTGCCAATGATCAGAAATGAAACGTTAACGAGGGCTGTGTCTGCTGGGtatagatataaatataatagaagGAAAATGAGTTATCAGACTGAGCCTGAGGTGAGAAAGATGGGGACAATTGACGAGGATAAACCTTGTTATTTTGAGGAAGATGATCATTCCAAGGCTAAACTATTGTATCTCTATCCAAGAACCAGGCCCCGTGTTGTCCACAGCCGCCCTGTGCCTGTCTAATGGCATTCAATTGGAGCGCCATAGGAATGTCACTCACTCTATACTTGTGTACTACACTACTTTTGAGCAATTCCCTTCATTTATAGTTCCATGCaactttttctattttccttccATAATTTCACCCTCTATCCGGTCGAAATTTGATATCTTGATTGACTTTCGTtcaaccttttcttttttattcttttgagaTCTAGTAGTTTACTATGTTTTGCCTGTTACATATAGATGATAACATTAGAAGGTTTAACTatgttttttaatgaataatattttttcttttatattttcaaatcattttttaatcaaatcaatataaaaagaaGGCTAATAAAGTCATTTAATTGCAATGAAATCATTTACAATAATGAATTATAAATAGAAGagattcttttttcatttttatgagtCATATCGATTGTCAAGTGTACTAAATcgatcaaataataaataataagatcGAATATTCTATCCATACAAGGTAATTTGTGTAACATCAATTATAAgctagtaaattaaataatggaTTGAGTTTTAAATCTAAAACAACATAAATTTAATGTgcaataataaaacaataacaaaaaaaataagggCAAGGCTTAAAAGACAATAACACAAACACTTGGAGGACAGAAAATATGATGTAAGGCAAAATTAAATgagatttatataattatctcATTGATACATACATATTTGTCTaaatagaagaaagaaatataattatctCTCCAATGAAtactataaaaagaaaaaacaattaattaattatattgacaataaaaaaaggataaaatattttggcaaaaaagaagattaaataacacttaatttttattaattttactgTGAAATCTTCTTAATCAATATAATAATCCtaatattcattaaaaatttaaattttaagaaaaatcagGAGTGGCCAAGGCCCCCGAGCTTGTTCATAAATCCGTCCTTtgtacttgtttttcttttagtaCCTGCATTATTTAGGTTCTGCTACTCAATCTTTTGTACCCTAGAGGTGAAATACGTTCAAGCACGActtgtgttgtgtttttttttttagttaaaagaaTTCATTAACAATGCTGAAAATAATTGTTCAAGCCCAAGGTGTGCAAGAGGCAAATTTACAAGCACACTAAATTAATTTAAggagttgattttttttcaattatacgACATCGatcaaatgaattaaaatataaaatataaaatcatttaagtaaaataaaaattcattaagtCCTATTATATTATATCCATCACGATGAtctaaattttgaaagttgCTACTAattgaaaatctcaatttgTAAATATAGATGTGTATCATTGGCTGTTGTAATCTTGactataaaatatgtttggatTTTCAATAGAATCATCTAAAAGTATATTTGAGAGTAAAATTAGTTTGAGGTCATATTTGGTATCCTCAAAAGTatgtttaagaataaaattttgtttgcaaATCTAGTTTTTAGATAAACAAAACTTGAGATACATTTGTAAACTCAGTTTAATGGGTTTGTAATTCGCACAAGATGACATGCAACTCTCTTCTCCTTAGACAGATGGTGTTGGCGCTTGGAAAAATCATCCGCACTGAGAGACAAAAAAGATTTTGACATGTGTTGGCATCCGGTTCTCTAATGAATTGACTTAAGTGTACAATCATGTAGGTTTGgataatttgagaaaaaaacaccagatttaaattttaagtgaataaaaaataggcaaaaaaaaattgcatggaTAAATTTGAAAGACTTTGATATTTATAGAGACCTTGGGCGaagataaaatagaagaaaaaaaaaaaagcaagacaAATGTTagaaataggaaataaaataaagaaaaaggtaagcGGAAAGTAATAAAGaagtaaagagagagagagagagagagagggaaggGGATGAGAGAGGGAGGATGAGGGGCGGTGAGGAGCGATCGACAGGGATTCGAAAGAAGGGAAGCGGAGTGAGACAATGGCTGGTCCTGGACGGCAGAGGAGAGACGGAGGTGGTGGAGGCCGGGAAGCACGCCATCATGAGGAGGACGGGACTCCCCGCGCGTGACCTGCGTATATTGGACCCTCTCTTGTCATACCCTTCTACCCTTCTGGGTCGTGAGAGGGCCATCGTCATCAACTTGGAGCACATCAAGGCCATCATCACCGCCCACGAGGTCCTCCTCCTCAACTCTCGCGACCCCTCCGTCACCCCCTTCCTTCAGGAGCTCCAGGCCAGGATCCTCCGCCACCACCACCAGACTCTGGCCGATGCCAACCCCAACCCTGACGACGCCATCAAGATTCTCCCCTTCGAGTTCGTAGCCCTTGAGGCCTGTCTGGAGGCCGCTTGTAGCGTCTTGGAAAACGAGGCTAAGACTTTGGAGCAGGAGGCTCATCCGGCCTTGGACAAGCTCACCTCCAAGATCAGTACTCTCAATTTGGAACGCGTTCGTCAAATTAAGAGCCGATTAGTCGCCATCACTGGCCGTGTTCAGAAGGTCAGGGACGAATTGGAGCACCTGCTCGACGACGACGATGATATGGCTGAGATGTATCTCTCTGAAAAGCTAGCCGAACAAGATGACTTGGAGAAGGCGGAGGATACCTCTTCTGCCGACGATGTTGATGATCACATTGACAGGCACCTCTTCCTTCCCTTTTGACTCTCCTTCTTTCCCTTCTAACCTCTATATGTAATTcatccttctattttttttttttttatttaggacCGCTCCTGAAATATCGTTGGACAATGTTGTTGGTAGGGACAGCCATGGAACTCGCGATAGCGCCACCTACAGCGCCGTCACCAAGCAACTTGATGTCGAGGAGCTTGAGATGCTCTTGGAGGCTTACTTTGTGCAGATTGATGGCACCTTGAACAAGCTCTCTACGGTATGTATGCTGCATCctcctcttcatcatcatctttgtccTTGGAAACTAGGGACTCGGTTCAGTTGGTCCCTATAACATTTAAAACATCCTTCAAAGATTAGTCCTTCGATCAATGCTAAGAGGTTTGACTAGACATTCTTAGGATGCATGTTAATTGCCATGCAGGGATCTTACATGCCAACATTTCTTCTAGTAGTCCGTAAAAAAGCCCGGGGACTTCTTGCCAAAACCTCCTCACAATTCCTTCCTTCTCCCCATTCAAATACACAATGGTTGAGATAAAAGCAGCAAATCATTGTCCGTTGATACCACTATCCACAAAACCACTCTCCATAGTCACCACACTAAAAACCTATCCTGAACCTCATCAACCTGTCAGCTCCCTATCCATGTGCTTCCTATAAGCAACTTCACCTTGTTGCGAAACCATTCCCCGCAGCACCAGCAAAAATCCAACCATTAGACCCAAAACACACACCATTGTGCTTGGAACCATGTCAAACCTCACCAAAATCCAGTCATTATAACCCTTTTTCTCAGGTAAACCCAACC contains:
- the LOC102660124 gene encoding uncharacterized protein LOC102660124; the protein is MRKELAKKKQSKLKHYISTPMRILKKAKELYVKGVVDCTGALGVGVASSVQRSKRELSGTVPVAVGNQTLVPMIRNETLTRAVSAGYRYKYNRRKMSYQTEPEVRKMGTIDEDKPCYFEEDDHSKAKLLYLYPRTRPRVVHSRPVPV
- the LOC100819578 gene encoding magnesium transporter MRS2-3: MRGGEERSTGIRKKGSGVRQWLVLDGRGETEVVEAGKHAIMRRTGLPARDLRILDPLLSYPSTLLGRERAIVINLEHIKAIITAHEVLLLNSRDPSVTPFLQELQARILRHHHQTLADANPNPDDAIKILPFEFVALEACLEAACSVLENEAKTLEQEAHPALDKLTSKISTLNLERVRQIKSRLVAITGRVQKVRDELEHLLDDDDDMAEMYLSEKLAEQDDLEKAEDTSSADDVDDHIDRTAPEISLDNVVGRDSHGTRDSATYSAVTKQLDVEELEMLLEAYFVQIDGTLNKLSTLREYVDDTEDYINIMLDDKQNHLLQMGVMLTTATLVVSAFVVVAGIFGMNIHIELFDDQKAGMTQFLWTVGGSTAGTIFLYVVAIAWCKHKRLLE